One window of the Penaeus monodon isolate SGIC_2016 chromosome 1, NSTDA_Pmon_1, whole genome shotgun sequence genome contains the following:
- the LOC119577133 gene encoding KRAB-A domain-containing protein 2-like gives MTKGVVVRPILSKEFASRGQVGLTDMQSVPHSNFKWIIVYQDHFTKFCILCPLLTKRAAEVAFQLVDIFLLMAAPDVLQSDNGSEFTSRVIPKLKEIWPSLTMVHGKPRHPQRQGSVERAN, from the coding sequence atGACCAAGGGTGTTGTGGTGCGTCCTATCCTCAGCAAGGAATTTGCATCTAGGGGCCAGGTTGGTTTGACTGACATGCAGTCAGTGCCACACTCCAACTTTAAATGGATCATAGTGTACCAAGACCATTTCACCAAATTCTGCATTCTTTGTCCTCTTCTAACCAAACGTGCTGCAGAGGTTGCCTTCCAGCTTGTTGATATCTTCCTTCTCATGGCTGCCCCTGATGTTCTTCAAAGTGATAATGGCTCAGAGTTCACATCCAGGGTGATTCCTAAGCTAAAAGAAATATGGCCAAGTCTCACTATGGTTCATGGGAAGCCCCGTCATCCACAAAGACAGGGTTCTGTGGAACGTGCGAATTAA